In Setaria italica strain Yugu1 chromosome IX, Setaria_italica_v2.0, whole genome shotgun sequence, the genomic stretch AGGAGTGCAAATtggtctttcaaaaaaaaacatttgcaaATTTGGACTGAAAATTAGCATGGGCGTGCAATGGGTTTCGTTTTAACTCATGGGCCTAATCATTCTTGTGTACGGAGAGAACGATCTTGGGCCCTACTAAAGTAGATGGGCTTAGTAATGTCAGTTGCGAATCACTAGGCCTACCAGATAAAAAGCCCATTTAAAACAGCGAGGAATTTTTGCCCGAGTTCGATGGGCTATAATTGGGCTCGACTTGCATGTCTATGAGAGGCTGAGAGCGAAGCTTGAACATGCTCAATTATAGCCCAACTatgcactgctgctgctgtttcgCACCTGACGCAAACCGGTGGTCACCGGACACGGACGAACCGTGCGGCTGATAGCGAAGCTTGAACATGCTCTGAACTTTTATACCTGTGGTAGGAGCATATCACTGTATTGATTGGTGATTGCTGTCGCTCTGTTGAAAGACGGTCACGGATCGGACTGCAGCCGAACCGCGTTTCCATCCATCACCGGAAGATTAGGACATGAAGCTGAAAGCGCAATCATAGCGATCTCGAAAGCTTTTCCGCTAGGGGCCTCTTcccccaaactcccaactttaacactatgcaaaaacgaagattccccatcacatcaaacttgcggtacatgcgtggagtactaaatgtagacgaaatcaaaaactaattgcacagttttattgtactttgggagacgaatcttttaagcctaattagttaatatttgatcaataatttacaaatacaaacgaaacgttacagtgtaTTATAGTGCTACAACAATAATTTTGCATCTCTAAAGTTGGGCAACAGCTTAGGTTTCGTCGTCTGGGTCATGAAGAGACTGAGCAGTAGCTTCGTCGACGTCAGTAGCAACAGACCAACCGCAGGATCTGGCTATCTGGAGTAGACCTGTAGGCTGTAGCACGCTACCACTCACCCAGCTAGCTCTAGCACATCGATGCACGAACGGCAAAGTGACAAAGTCATCGATTCACATGCCACGGTAAGTGTGAGTGAGCCCGTGAGGCCTTCGACTGCGACGACAGGATGACAAGCAAGTCAAGCTGGAGTAACTTTCAAGGAACATCGATAACATTTCAACCCTTTCGTCTTTTCCCCACAGTCCAACAGTTAAAAGGTAAACTAATCATCATCACGTAATGTATAGCGCGAGGGACAACGATCGGGTACATCGTCTCGGCCCAAGAAATCGAGGAAGCGTGGAGAAGAAATGAAGAATGCAGAGGTCATCACATGCTACCAGTTATCCTAAACCCTACGACATAAGCTAAGCTACCAGTAGAAATTAAAGCTGCGATAGATGCGATCCGGTGTGGAGAGATATCGTTGTTTTCTCGAGTTAGCCGTAGTAGCAGTGTCGTCAGCCTGCCATGGGCAGGGCGACGGCGACCCCGCATTTCCTTTCTCGAATCTTATCTCTGCCTCCGTCACGCCGGAAGCGGCGCACCCGGACAAGGACAAGACCACACCGGCGGCGGGTAGCGAGCGTGCTCTGCTCGCTGCTTTACAACGACGACTCTTGCCGCCTCCATTTCACACGCGCTGCCCGGCTGGGTAGCTCAGAgcagggcgacggcggcgagggtggcggcCGCGAAGATGAGCAGCGAGGAACGGGCGGCGCCGACGTGGGCGTCGCCGGTGGCGAGCTGCTCGCCGCCGAGGTATACCATGCTGCCGTTCGTGGGCTGCACGCCCGCGGCCTGCGGGTTCTCGCCGGAGTACTTGCCGCTGTAAAAGACAAGAGAGTCACGGTTAGCACGTGGTAGAAACGTAGTAGAAACAAAAATATACTTCTGCTACTGCCACAGTCAAGTTCTTAACAAGTTAAACATCGTGGCAGTACAAGAATTGAAGTTCGATACTGTTGTACGTGAGCATGCGAGATCTTTTGCCCAGGACCGTAGTGCGAGTACATGGATATTTTGGGCAACGCGTAAATGCGGTTGCACGCATCTGAGCGTGGGAACATGGGGTGCAGTTGGGGGCTGCTGGCTGCAGGCCAAATCAATGGCATGGGAGTATGGGACCGTACGGCGAAACGGCTAGAAGGCGGCCCAGGACAGGACAGTGCTGCGTGTCAGCGGCCGGTTGGCCTGTGCGCGCAAAAGGAGGTGACCCACTGACACCCGCCTCATACTGTGACACTGGGTCCACGGATCCAGAGCCTGAGAACCGTTGATGCTACGGTGCCTCTGCTATTAGCCGTTGAATTGTCCGTCACCGCCTCTAGTGGGAACCATTCAACGGCTTGACATGACAggctttattttttcttttgacagGAACATGTAACAGCACCAGTTGGAAAAAGATGCTCATCAGTCACCAGGAGGTCGTGTGGACTCTGTGACCTGTGAACTGATAATTTTTCGGCGTGGTGTCTAGTGTGGCGTCTCAGCTCTCCAGCCCTGCCCTCCACCAAACCACTATGATTTCCCATCCGAATTAGGAATTCTGTCATGGGATGAGGATGATTTCCCACCCGTCCTATCGAAACCCCAACCAACGTCTTGCGGAATTCTACACGGAATCGTTTCCAAGAATTCGAAGTCAAGATTGCTAGGAGATTTGTCAAACTTAAAATTGAAGCCTTCGCGACTCGTGCATGCCAAGACAGAGACTTCCACGTACTAGATTGCTTTGGTCCCTATCACCATTAAGCCCTCTTGGTTAAAACTGCCCGACCGTGCATTTCGCGCCATTTACCGTTAGTGCTTAATTAAACGACGGTGAAGCTTCAAGCAGGAGACTTCAGTTTGGGGCAAAGGATTCACCTGGTGGTGCTCGGGCAGAAGGTGATGGCGTAGCTGGTGCCGGCGGCGCACGTGAAGGTGGAGGTGGAGTCGTCGTAGGCGTAGCTGTAGGCGCGCGGGCACGCCGTCTTGAAGAACTGCGAGTAGGTCGACGGCTTGCACGTGTTGGGGTTCCCGTAGGCGCCACTGCAGCAGTACTGCGGCGTCCCGAACGCCTCGCACGCGCTGCGGCACGCCACGGGCCCGCCGGCGCccgtggccgcggcggtggccatgACCCTCAGATCGGCCGGGCACGCGCCGTTGAGGTCGACGAGGCACCCGGTGGCCATGCACTTGCCGCCGTCGGCGGACCCGTTGGTGctgcctccgccggcggcggcgcccgcgccctGCGGGACGATGAGCATCGGGACGTTGTAACCGTCGACGAGGCTGACGTCGAAGAAGTCGAGGCCGCCGGAGCCGTCGAGCGTGAACTCGGCcagcgtggcgggcggcgccgcgccgccgccgttgcacTGGACGCTGCCGGACCCGCAGTCGCCCGTGGCGCAGGTGAACTTGCCCGTGGTGGCATCTGTGGCGCAGAGCGTGCGCGCCCACATGCGGCCCGACCAGCTCGCCGGGGCGTCCACCGTCGCCGACGCGCCGTGAGCCAGCGCGAACCCTGTCGTGGGCAGCGGGGCCGTGCCAGCGCCGGAGAGCAAGCCCGGCCACACCGTGTAGCCGCAGTTGTTGGTCATCGTGAACGTCGCCGACCACGCAGCTGCAAGCGCCGAGAAATTAGAGCTCGATTCGGCACAGATCACAAAAACAGCAAGGAAACACGAAATGCTCAACGCGAACGAACGGAAGAGGAGCAGAGAGCGAGCACTCACCTGGAAGCAGGAGGAGCAGAGCAAATGAGCAGAGAGCGACATGAGCTGATCTCCGCGCCATTTCGATCTTCACTTGCTGAATGTCTGGCGCGCACAAGTCTCAGCTCCAAGCTCTCCGGCGCTCGCTCCTTGCCGCCTCTGCTTTCGTGTAATGGGCCGGGAGAAGATGGGAGGGTGAGACGACCAGCCGGTCGCTCGATTTATAAAAGAACTCACAGGCAGGCAAGCGCTCAGGCTCTCAGCGCAGCCAGCCCAAGAAGACAGGGAGGGGAGCCGTATCCGCCCGTCCGACGCACATGGAGTGGCAAAAACTGGGCCCAGAGCGTCAGTCTCCCTTGCAAAGTCGGCAGCGGCCTCCTCTCGCCGACCTCCCCTGTTTTGTTCGCGCGTAGCGTAGCTACCGCCTACCAGTCCGGCAGCCCCACACGCCTTGCTCGGCGTCGCGGAGGTCGGCGAGAAGGCTCAAAAATATCTCGACGCCGGTGCGCAACCGACCTAAGCTTGGTATGATCTCCTTGTCTGGTCCTCCAATTTTATAGGGGTACGGGACGGGGATGGGCAAGACGGAGGTTTTTGACCCGGGAAGAAATGGGGAAGTCGAGCAGGAAAAGAAAGCTCTGCCGCGGGAAGAAGCTGTGCCCGTGCGGTTTCTGGTGACGTGCGCGCTGTACTCGTTTCGTTTCACCGATCTGATTTTCCCTCCGCCACGGAAATGCTCCTACCGGAATAGGAGTATCCAAAAAAATCGGCGCCGTTTCTCCTCCTCCGCAAGGCACGGCAGACGGCTGTTATCTCCGTGGAATAACAGGGATGGAATACGGCGTGCATCCGGTTATGGTATGCATGTGTTTGATATAAGATTCACGCATGGAACAAATCCAGGGCGACCTGGGTTAACAGATTCGACAACGACAGCGGCAAGCTCCAGACCTCCAGTGCTCGACGCAAACATTTGTGCGGATCCGTTGGTGGCAAGCGAGCACATCCCCGGAATCACCCATGGCCATGAACCATGAGGGGAGCAGAGCACAACACAACAGCTAGAGCCGATGACAGCCAACCACAAGCCACATGTGCGCGAGCGAGAGCGTAACATGCAGCGAGCCAGACAGGATCCCCGGCGTTCCCGAAAGCGGCGAACCGAGCAGCCGGCGATCGTGTGGCTGCTGGCCCACGGAATTCGGCGGATCGGCTGACGGGGACGGGCCCACGCACATGCTGTGTTGCATGCGTGCAGTGTGTCATCTTATCCGAAAAATTTTAAGCatgttgcatgcatgcagggcGCGCTTTAACGCCGGGCAGAGGGCACTGCTGCCAAACCGTCAAAAAAGGCCGCGCGACTCTGAAGAACATCGACACGTATTGCAAAGGCTAACAGGCATGATAAAAATGCAGGAGCCCAATTCAGGTGTTGCACCGTATTTGGTGTCTTGGATAGATAGTTCTTACGGCTTTTGCTACTACTTTCAAAGCTCTCTTCCACGGTTTGGTACGCAGGTTCGGTAGTCACTACCTCACCAGAAAAAGGGTTGTCCGCGTGGCTCCAGCGGAGACTGGCATATCCGACATACAACGCGCACATGTTTTGTTTGCACCGAATGGAAAAAAGATTCAGAGGATCTTAGGCAAAGGGATGACTGATCTCCATCAGCACCCTTTAACGATGACGAAAAAGGAGGTCACAGCTTCGACTGTTTTTGACTCAACCATCTTCTAGGCTGGCTATCACGTCTTTTCCAGACGGTTTGGTGAGCCTGAATACCCGTGACAACTCTGGATGGCGTTCCAATTTCCAGCGGAAGTCCTCGCAACAGATCAGCAAGAGTGGATATACACTGCTTTTGGCAACTACAAGTCTGAATGTTCAGGGGATCAGCAGAGTATTTAGCTAGTACCGGTGACTCATATCCAAATCCAATGggactactccctccgtcccaaaaagaatacaACTCTCGCTTCTCGAGAAGTCAAATAgttttaagtttgatcaaatttataaaaaaatattgccCTTCACGTTTctaaatagatttagtatgaaaatatattatatgattaatttattgatatttattttgtactgtacgtaaatttgatcaaatttaaaatttgtTGAATTCTTAGGAagtgagagttgcattcttttttttatgaagaGATTATGCATCGTGTCTCCTTCCAACTCCGCCGTCTGACTACTGCCTTTGCAAGAAAAGTGAGCACCGTACCAGATCGGCATGGCGAGAAAGCGCTGGGTGCAGGGGGCAGGGCATGAGCTCCACTCCGTTCTGACTTGCCAAGCCGAGTGGGTGGTGACACAAGCGGAGGAGCTTTTGTGACGGACAGAGAATGAAGTTTTATCCATCCATGGACATAGACGCAACTAGCAAGCACCCTTTTAACGACAAAAATGTAAAAGGCGGCTCGGCTGTTGAGCGGCTTCGGGTTTTTCTCCTAGGGATTGGGCCCATTTCATGCGGAAAGTGGCTAGCAGAACATGGTGACCATCTTCTCGCCAAAGCTTGCAGCATTGATCAGAAAAATCGATCGAGTTGCGTCAGGTTCTTTTTTTCCCAACGAAAGTGCATGATCAGTTAACTCCATTGATCACTCGAGCTGCGTCCGTGTGAGTTGTGACGGCACTGTCCATGGCTGTTCTTCTCAACCTGCGGCGGAAAAGGGTTCAGCACGCCATAAACCGATCGAATGGAAGTGCGAGACAGGCGATTCACGTCGCTGTTTACGTGCTTATCCACCATGTTGCAGTTGAAACAAGCTTCGTTTTATTTGTCATTTTGGCATCCTTACGCCTTGATTTAGCGTCGGTCGAGTTTTTATGCATCACACTGACACACTGTTCCATCTCTCCTTGCCCTAGTAGAAAGCTGCAGTAAGAAGGAGGGCCTCAACTTGGGATAAAAGTGTACAATTGTACACTTTATATTATTTTGCAAAATGTAGAGAATTAAAAATGTACTCCCTTCGttttaggtcgttttgacttttctagatagatAGATTTTCccatgtatctaaacataatatatatgtaGATGcagagaaaaaatatatatttagaaaagctataatgacctacaatttaggatgaCATATAAATAGTTCAGTTGATCAGCATTTTAATTGGCTCATATAATTATAAAACAACATACATATATTATTTCACTCCTATACAATCTCTTGCATTGGAATTGCCGGATTAGCAaataggggatcgttaataggATGAAAATGGACGACAATGAGCAGGAAAACCCGTCTCGTTTCCGTTCACACATTTTATCATCGAAAATGGGACCGGGCCCGGAATAGCAGGGAGCGGGATGAATGGGACTATAGAAATGGGACGGAATCGGGTACTTAAGCGGGAACTCATACTTTGGTATGCATGCACATGACATTTTTGGTTTTTGCTGCTTCTAGTTGCCAACCATGTTTTGATACCTCTAAGGACTCTTCAGCAAATATATGCTAGCATGGCCTCTTGGGCCATAAGTTGTTTATTGGGGTATTGAGCTAGAGCTATGTACGTACCAATGCATATTAAATCTATCCTGGATTTATCAAATACGGGATAAATACAAGTTTATCCCGGCTAAAAACGGGATCCCGCAAAAATAGACGGGTAGACCCTCTTCCGCTTCATGTCCCATTTCCAGATTTATCTATAAATACGAAAATAGGCGGGTCAAATGTGAAAAACGGGACGGGATGTCCCGTCCGTTTTCAATCTAGTCATTAGTCCATGCCTATTTCTTCATGCTTTCTCATCGTGACTATCTTTCACAAGAATCCATTTCTTTCCACTCGAGTTCGCACTTCTATTTAGGTATGGCAGGCAATCGTAGATATTTTTTTGGCCATTTGTCAACACCACAAAATATTTATATGAACACACATGAAGGAAGGAGACCATGCCACCATCAAAGAAGGATATGCCACCTGCGGCATAAAGGAGGCTATGCCGGATCAAAGTTGATGTGGCCATGACCTGAACCTGGCATTAAGGACAGGGGC encodes the following:
- the LOC101774059 gene encoding thaumatin-like protein 1b, which encodes MARRSAHVALCSFALLLLLPAAWSATFTMTNNCGYTVWPGLLSGAGTAPLPTTGFALAHGASATVDAPASWSGRMWARTLCATDATTGKFTCATGDCGSGSVQCNGGGAAPPATLAEFTLDGSGGLDFFDVSLVDGYNVPMLIVPQGAGAAAGGGSTNGSADGGKCMATGCLVDLNGACPADLRVMATAAATGAGGPVACRSACEAFGTPQYCCSGAYGNPNTCKPSTYSQFFKTACPRAYSYAYDDSTSTFTCAAGTSYAITFCPSTTSGKYSGENPQAAGVQPTNGSMVYLGGEQLATGDAHVGAARSSLLIFAAATLAAVALL